From Paenibacillus polymyxa, the proteins below share one genomic window:
- the nrdF gene encoding class 1b ribonucleoside-diphosphate reductase subunit beta, translated as MTGIQAVNWNRSDDDFTLMFWNQNIMQFWTDDEIPLSDDKMSWVTLSDIEKEAYMKVLGGLTLLDTIQGGVGMPQIMEHVDGLQRKAVLSFMAMMEQIHAKSYSSIFTTLASTEEIDGVFRWVEENPHLQTKAETIRQYYMNIHTPKDLYLAMAASVLLESYLFYSGFFYPLYLAGQGKLTCSGEIIDLILRDESIHGVYVGVLAQEIYAELDEEEQRDLYQTLVGLLRYLHNNEEQYTEQIYAPIGLVDDVKVFLRYNANKAMMNLGFDPLFEEEEVNPIVFNGISTHTKQHDFFSKKGNGYVRAMNVEPLTDDDFNFGV; from the coding sequence ATGACAGGTATACAAGCCGTAAACTGGAACCGCTCGGACGATGATTTCACACTGATGTTCTGGAATCAGAATATTATGCAATTTTGGACGGATGATGAAATTCCGCTGTCTGACGATAAAATGTCCTGGGTAACCCTCAGTGATATCGAAAAAGAAGCCTACATGAAGGTGCTGGGCGGCTTGACTCTGCTAGACACCATTCAAGGCGGTGTGGGGATGCCGCAAATTATGGAGCATGTAGACGGACTGCAACGCAAAGCGGTATTAAGCTTTATGGCGATGATGGAGCAAATTCATGCCAAGTCGTACAGCAGCATCTTTACCACCCTGGCTTCCACGGAAGAAATTGACGGTGTATTCCGCTGGGTGGAAGAAAATCCGCATCTTCAGACCAAAGCAGAAACCATTCGTCAGTATTATATGAACATCCATACACCGAAAGACCTGTATCTCGCGATGGCTGCGTCGGTACTGTTAGAAAGCTATTTGTTTTATAGCGGCTTCTTCTACCCTCTCTATCTGGCAGGTCAAGGCAAGCTGACATGCAGCGGGGAAATTATCGACCTGATCCTGCGTGACGAAAGTATTCACGGTGTCTATGTAGGTGTACTGGCACAGGAGATTTATGCAGAACTGGACGAGGAAGAACAACGTGACCTCTACCAGACGCTGGTAGGCTTGCTGCGCTACTTGCACAATAACGAAGAACAATATACCGAGCAAATTTATGCCCCTATTGGACTTGTAGACGATGTTAAAGTCTTCTTGCGCTACAACGCCAACAAGGCCATGATGAACCTGGGCTTTGACCCACTTTTTGAAGAAGAAGAAGTCAATCCCATTGTATTCAACGGCATCAGCACCCACACCAAGCAGCACGATTTCTTTTCTAAAAAGGGAAACGGCTATGTACGGGCAATGAATGTAGAGCCGCTGACAGATGATGATTTTAACTTTGGCGTTTAA
- a CDS encoding MFS transporter, giving the protein MFKFRSHHKQTTEQTVDKHALIFGLISVFLCGISFSIIIPVVPFLVQPYTSNPGEQAIVVTLLTSVYAFCVFFAVPVLGALSDKYGRRPLLLVCLLGSAIGYLVFGIGGAVWVLFAGRIIEGITGGSISTIFAYFADIIPPEQRTKYFGWLSAVVGVGTVIGPTLGGLLSKFGYSVPMYFGAIITLLNVVYGFFFMPESLDKKHRLKEITFVRLNPFTQLANVLSMKNVKRLLVSAFLLWIPNGSLQAVFSQFTMDTFSWKPALIGLMFSIMGFQDIISQGFIMPKLLKKLSDKQIAILGMFSEIIGYSLIALSALFSFYPLIIAGMFIFGFGDSIFGPSFNGMLSKSVDSSEQGRIQGGSQSIQALARMIGPIIGGQIYVSLGHATPAFMGMILIAVAIPVLYKRTDVNM; this is encoded by the coding sequence GTGTTCAAATTTAGATCACACCATAAACAGACCACAGAACAAACCGTAGATAAACACGCTTTAATATTCGGCCTTATCTCTGTGTTTCTTTGCGGAATAAGCTTCAGTATTATAATACCTGTCGTCCCATTCTTAGTGCAGCCTTATACAAGCAATCCGGGAGAACAAGCTATAGTTGTTACGCTGCTGACCTCTGTTTATGCATTCTGCGTGTTTTTTGCGGTTCCCGTACTTGGAGCTTTGAGCGACAAATATGGCCGTCGACCCTTACTCTTAGTCTGCCTTTTGGGTTCCGCAATCGGGTACTTAGTTTTTGGTATAGGAGGAGCTGTATGGGTACTATTTGCTGGGCGTATCATAGAAGGTATAACAGGTGGGAGCATAAGCACGATCTTCGCCTATTTTGCAGACATCATTCCTCCAGAACAGAGAACTAAATACTTTGGATGGTTGAGTGCAGTTGTAGGTGTCGGCACTGTCATTGGTCCAACTCTAGGTGGATTACTTTCCAAGTTTGGTTATTCTGTACCTATGTATTTTGGAGCAATAATCACTTTATTGAATGTTGTTTATGGATTCTTTTTTATGCCTGAGAGCCTTGACAAGAAACATAGACTGAAAGAGATTACCTTTGTAAGACTGAATCCATTTACACAGCTTGCAAACGTACTTTCCATGAAAAACGTGAAAAGGCTACTTGTCTCAGCGTTCTTACTTTGGATACCCAACGGATCTTTACAGGCAGTTTTCTCTCAATTTACAATGGATACCTTCAGTTGGAAGCCTGCACTAATCGGACTTATGTTTTCAATTATGGGTTTCCAAGACATCATTTCACAAGGTTTCATCATGCCAAAGCTTTTAAAAAAACTTAGTGATAAACAGATAGCCATTCTTGGAATGTTCTCCGAGATTATAGGCTACAGTCTTATTGCGCTATCTGCTTTGTTCTCATTCTATCCTCTTATTATCGCCGGAATGTTTATATTTGGTTTTGGTGATTCGATCTTTGGGCCCTCATTTAATGGGATGCTCTCTAAGTCTGTCGATTCTAGTGAACAAGGAAGGATTCAAGGCGGTAGTCAATCTATTCAGGCTTTGGCAAGAATGATTGGGCCTATCATTGGAGGTCAAATCTATGTATCACTTGGTCATGCCACACCCGCTTTTATGGGGATGATTCTTATAGCAGTGGCAATACCCGTTTTATATAAGAGAACGGATGTGAATATGTAA
- a CDS encoding MarR family transcriptional regulator: MNKKEQVIMGFRDLYNKMVWLNKDKMEDSLKGYKPSEVHCMEYIEKNVDSNVTTLAESLYMTSGAISKITKKLIKKGLIESYQKPDNKKEIYFRLTEQGKVVYKIHEELHKEFQERDKAVFEQVTEEQFDSMLSFLEKYSRHLDAEIKKKDIDIKSK, encoded by the coding sequence ATGAACAAAAAAGAACAGGTCATAATGGGTTTCAGGGACTTATATAACAAGATGGTTTGGCTTAATAAGGACAAGATGGAAGACAGTCTTAAGGGTTATAAGCCTTCTGAAGTACATTGCATGGAATACATTGAAAAAAATGTAGATTCCAACGTGACAACACTTGCGGAGTCCCTTTATATGACTAGCGGTGCCATAAGTAAAATAACTAAGAAGCTCATAAAAAAAGGCCTTATCGAAAGCTACCAGAAGCCGGATAACAAGAAAGAAATTTATTTTAGGCTTACTGAGCAAGGGAAAGTAGTCTATAAAATCCATGAGGAACTGCACAAGGAGTTTCAAGAGCGGGATAAAGCCGTATTTGAGCAGGTAACCGAGGAGCAATTTGACAGTATGCTTAGCTTCTTGGAAAAGTATAGCAGGCATTTGGATGCAGAAATAAAGAAAAAGGATATAGATATCAAGTCGAAATAA